The Coleofasciculus sp. FACHB-1120 genome has a window encoding:
- a CDS encoding transposase: MAILFQPPYSPQANPIERLWKAIKKDMKWELFDNLDELRDSLKKILDKLTVQDITSLTKWQFLVEGLSVANI, from the coding sequence GTGGCAATTCTTTTTCAGCCCCCCTATAGTCCTCAAGCTAATCCAATAGAAAGATTATGGAAAGCTATCAAGAAAGATATGAAGTGGGAACTGTTTGATAACTTAGATGAGTTAAGAGACTCTCTCAAAAAGATTCTGGATAAGTTAACCGTACAAGATATCACTTCTTTAACAAAGTGGCAATTCCTTGTTGAGGGGCTATCTGTAGCAAACATTTAG
- a CDS encoding DUF6464 family protein: MKLNPLPTEVILSHSRSTLSHLYLDWHPEPGAYLEVEGQTYMVLERRHRYLLKSGRYQLHKIALYVQKFDTPAECSLLDGRWVIGDITCSYNARSELFRCAINPSGPCDRCVHYQSF; the protein is encoded by the coding sequence ATGAAGCTGAATCCTTTGCCTACAGAAGTCATTCTGAGCCATTCTCGTTCTACCCTTAGTCATCTATATCTAGACTGGCATCCTGAGCCGGGAGCTTATCTGGAAGTCGAGGGTCAAACGTATATGGTTTTAGAACGTAGGCATCGCTATCTGCTCAAATCGGGTCGTTATCAGCTTCACAAGATTGCTCTATACGTTCAAAAGTTCGATACCCCGGCAGAGTGCAGTCTGTTGGATGGGCGCTGGGTGATTGGAGATATCACCTGCTCATACAATGCTCGCTCTGAGTTGTTTCGATGTGCGATCAATCCCAGTGGGCCTTGCGATCGCTGCGTTCATTATCAGTCTTTTTAG
- the fusA gene encoding elongation factor G, producing MKDLTRYRNIGIFAHVDAGKTTTTERILKLTGKIHKIGEVHEGAATTDFMEQEQERGITIQSAATTCFWNDHQLNIIDTPGHVDFTIEVYRSLKVLDGGIGVFCGSGGVEPQSETNWRYANDSKVSRIVYINKLDRTGADFYRVVKQVDQVLGAKPLVMVLPIGIEEQFSGVVDLLTRKAWVWDNSGDPMNYQIKEVPADMVDQVETYREQLIELAVEQDDAVMEQYLEGEEPSMEDIKRCIRKGTRDLAFFPTYCGSSFKNKGVQLVLDAVVDYLPNPMEVKPQPEVDLEGHETGKFALVDPDKPLRALAFKIMDDRFGALTFTRLYSGTLSKGDTVLNTATGKTERVSRLVEMHANSREEIDSAQAGDIVAIVGMKNIRTGHTICDPKNPATLEPMVFPEPVISISVKPKLKGGEEKMVAALTKMVQEDPSFHMVTDEESGETILKGMGELHLDIKVDILKRTHGVEVEVGKPQVAYRESITKRLEDSYVHKKQSGGSGQFAKIGYVIEPGEPGSGFQFESKVTGGSVPREYWPAVEKGFESCVDRGVLAGFPCLDLKFTLLEGGFHPVDSSAMAFEIAAKAAYRQSVPKAAPQLLEPIMNVDVFAPDDYMGDIIGDLNRRRGMMKSQETGQTGARIKADVPLSEMFGYIGDLRTMTSGRGQFSMSFSHYAPCPNNIAEEVIKEARERQAAN from the coding sequence ATGAAAGACCTGACTCGTTATCGAAACATTGGCATCTTCGCTCATGTCGATGCTGGCAAGACCACCACAACTGAAAGAATCCTGAAACTGACAGGTAAAATCCACAAAATTGGTGAAGTACACGAAGGCGCGGCGACGACGGACTTCATGGAACAGGAGCAAGAGCGCGGGATTACCATCCAGTCAGCTGCGACTACCTGTTTCTGGAACGATCACCAACTGAACATCATCGATACCCCAGGACACGTTGATTTCACCATTGAGGTCTACCGTTCCCTGAAGGTTCTTGATGGTGGTATTGGTGTTTTCTGTGGTTCAGGTGGAGTCGAACCACAATCTGAGACCAACTGGCGCTACGCCAACGACTCCAAAGTCTCTCGCATCGTCTATATCAATAAGCTTGACCGCACAGGCGCTGATTTTTACCGAGTCGTCAAGCAAGTCGATCAAGTGCTTGGTGCCAAGCCACTGGTGATGGTGCTGCCGATTGGTATTGAAGAACAGTTTTCCGGCGTGGTCGATCTGCTGACCCGTAAGGCATGGGTATGGGATAACTCTGGCGATCCGATGAACTATCAGATCAAAGAGGTTCCTGCCGATATGGTCGATCAGGTCGAGACCTACCGCGAACAGTTGATTGAGCTAGCGGTTGAGCAGGACGATGCTGTGATGGAACAGTATCTCGAAGGGGAAGAGCCGTCGATGGAGGATATTAAGCGTTGTATTCGCAAGGGTACTCGCGACTTGGCGTTTTTCCCGACCTACTGCGGCTCATCGTTTAAGAATAAGGGCGTACAGTTGGTGCTGGATGCTGTGGTTGACTACCTGCCGAACCCGATGGAGGTCAAACCGCAGCCAGAGGTGGATCTGGAAGGGCATGAAACAGGCAAATTTGCGCTTGTCGATCCAGACAAACCATTGCGGGCACTCGCGTTTAAGATCATGGACGATCGCTTCGGTGCTTTAACCTTCACTCGCTTGTACTCCGGTACATTGTCCAAGGGCGATACCGTACTTAACACCGCCACAGGTAAGACCGAGCGGGTCAGCCGCTTGGTTGAGATGCATGCAAATTCTCGCGAAGAGATCGACTCAGCTCAGGCGGGTGACATTGTGGCGATCGTCGGCATGAAGAACATCCGAACCGGACACACCATCTGCGATCCCAAGAATCCCGCCACGCTGGAGCCAATGGTCTTTCCAGAACCCGTCATCTCCATTTCGGTCAAACCGAAGCTAAAGGGGGGTGAAGAAAAGATGGTCGCCGCGCTCACAAAGATGGTGCAAGAAGACCCATCTTTCCACATGGTGACAGATGAGGAGAGCGGCGAAACGATCCTCAAGGGAATGGGCGAACTACATCTCGACATCAAGGTGGACATTCTGAAGCGCACCCACGGGGTAGAGGTTGAGGTGGGTAAACCTCAGGTAGCCTACCGCGAGTCGATTACGAAGCGCCTCGAAGACAGCTACGTCCACAAGAAGCAGTCTGGTGGTTCTGGTCAATTTGCCAAAATTGGCTATGTCATTGAGCCGGGTGAACCAGGAAGCGGTTTCCAGTTTGAGTCAAAGGTGACGGGTGGTAGTGTGCCGAGAGAGTATTGGCCAGCAGTGGAAAAAGGCTTTGAAAGCTGCGTCGATCGCGGTGTATTGGCTGGGTTCCCTTGCTTGGACTTGAAGTTCACGCTGCTTGAAGGAGGTTTCCACCCAGTAGACTCGTCGGCAATGGCGTTTGAGATTGCAGCAAAAGCCGCTTATCGGCAGTCTGTTCCTAAGGCTGCGCCGCAGTTGCTCGAACCGATCATGAATGTCGATGTCTTTGCGCCAGATGATTATATGGGCGATATCATCGGGGATCTTAACCGTCGTCGGGGGATGATGAAATCTCAGGAGACAGGTCAGACGGGGGCACGCATTAAGGCAGATGTGCCTTTGAGCGAAATGTTTGGCTACATTGGCGATCTGCGTACCATGACCTCTGGGCGTGGACAGTTCTCAATGTCGTTCTCACACTATGCTCCTTGCCCCAATAACATCGCGGAAGAGGTGATCAAGGAAGCCAGAGAGCGTCAGGCTGCGAACTAA